In Pyxicephalus adspersus chromosome 12, UCB_Pads_2.0, whole genome shotgun sequence, a genomic segment contains:
- the RASGRP1 gene encoding RAS guanyl-releasing protein 1 isoform X2 has protein sequence MPLGQLIKGASLDELIQMCIQTFDSEGNVCQSSDLLQIMLTMHGFLIPSADLLNKLRALYEEALQKRSLLFCLKICYFVRYWITELWTMFKVDTRLTETMEEFQELVRAQGEELHWQLLDTAQINSREWSRKLTQRIRPNCSKKRKVSLLFDHLEPQELAEHLTYLEFKSFRRITFSDYQNYIVNGCVKDNPTMERSIALCNGISQWVQLMVLNRPTPQLRAEVLTKFIHVAQKLHQLQNFNTLMAVIGGLCHSSISRLKDTSSHVSHDVSKVLNEMTELLSSCRNYDNYRRAYNECSNFKIPILGVHLKDLISLYAAMPDFLDEKKINVPKLHSMYNHINELIQLQNIAPPLDANMDLVHLLTLSLDLYYTEDEMYELSYAREPRNHRAPPVTPCKPPVVADWASGVSPKPDPKTISKHVQRMVDSVFKNYDLDQDGYISQDEFEKIATSFPFSFCVMDKDRDGQISRQEITAYFMRASSICSKLGLGFLHNFQETTYLRPTFCDNCAGFLWGVIKQGYRCKDCGMNCHKQCKELVVFECKKRSKCSTEDSISQDTATSDISLASSKESTNDDPPEEDPFPYTNGEDSEHTEVGKDRTIMLMGSSAQKISVRLQPTMKHRSTQTEDSPPSPCLQVPSPHRSRTPDSTRSSNHSSSPCPSPLLIRKRAYAKWENKDSIRKIREERRGSKQATQELEKERSMLKEENTNMRIQLKDAQRKIEALRVELRKYVMDNETVAKGS, from the exons ATGCCTTTAGGACAGCTTATCAAAGGAGCCAGCTTAGATGAACTCATACAGATGTGTATTCAAACTTTTG ATTCTGAAGGAAATGTTTGTCAGAGCAGTGATCTACTACAAATTATGTTAACAATGCACGGTTTCCTGATTCCTTCTGCAGACCTGCTCAACAAGCTCAGAGCATT GTATGAGGAAGCTCTGCAAAAGAGGTCTTTGCTATTCTGTCTCAAGATCTGCTACTTTGTAAG ATATTGGATTACGGAACTCTGGACTATGTTCAAGGTGGACACACGTCTTACTGAGACAATGGAGGAGTTTCAAGAGTTGGTGCGAGCACAAGGGGAAGAGTTACATTGGCAACTTCTTGACACAGCTCAAAT tAACTCCCGGGAATGGTCTAGAAAACTGACACAAAGAATAAGACCGAACTGTAGCAAGAAGAGGAAAGTATCTCTTTTATTTGACCACCTGGAACCACAGGAACTGGCAGAACACCTAACATACCTAGAGTTCAAATCATTCCGTAGAATTACT TTTTCTGACTATCAGAACTATATTGTAAATGGTTGTGTAAAAGATAATCCTACTATGGAACGTTCAATTGCACTCTGCAATGGGATTTCTCAGTGGGTTCAACTAATGGTCCTAAACCGACCAACCCCTCAGCTCCGAGCGGAGGTTCTCACCAAGTTCATTCACGTAGCTCAG AAACTTCATCAGCTCCAAAACTTCAACACTCTGATGGCCGTTATTGGAGGATTGTGTCATAGTTCCATTTCTAGACTCAAGGATACCAGTTCTCATGTATCCCATGATGTTAGCAAG gtgCTTAATGAGATGACAGAGCTACTGTCCTCCTGCAGAAATTATGATAATTACAGACGAGCTTACAATGAATGTAGCAATTTCAAGATACCCATTCTTGGGGTACACCTGAAAGACCTTATCTCTCTATATGCAGCCATGCCGGACTTTCTAGatgagaagaaaataaatgtacctaAACTACACTCTATGTACAACCATATTAATGAGCTAATTCAGCTACAGAACATAGCTCCACCATTGGATGCCAATATGGATCTTGTGCATCTGCTCACA CTTTCCCTTGACTTGTATTACACAGAGGATGAAATGTATGAGCTGTCATACGCACGGGAGCCGAGGAATCATCGAGCACCA CCTGTCACACCCTGTAAGCCTCCAGTTGTTGCAGATTGGGCATCTGGTGTCTCTCCTAAACCTGACCCAAAAACCATCAGCAAACATGTGCAAAGGATGGTAGAT tctGTGTTCAAGAATTATGATCTGGATCAAGATGGCTACATATCCCAAGATGAATTTGAGAAAATAGCAAccagttttccattttctttctgtGTGATGGATAAAGACAG ggaTGGCCAGATAAGCAGACAAGAAATCACTGCTTACTTCATGAGAGCTAGCTCAATATGTTCTAAACTTGGCTTGGGATTTCTCCACAACTTTCAGGAGACCACTTATCTGCGCCCAACGTTCTGTGACAACTGCGCTGGCTTT CTCTGGGGTGTGATTAAGCAAGGATACCGCTGCAAAG ACTGTGGGATGAACTGCCATAAACAATGTAAAGAACTGGTGGTGTTTGAATGTAAGAAGAGGTCCAAATGCTCTACAGAAGATAGTATATCTCAGGACACCGCAACATCTGACATTTCATTGGCCAGCAGCAAAGAATCAACAAATG ACGACCCACCAGAAGAAGACCCGTTCCCTTACACAAATGGTGAAGACAGTGAGCATACAGAGGTTGGCAAAGACAGGACAATCATGCTGATGGGAAGTTCAGCTCAGAAGATCTCTGTACGGTTACAACCAACAATGAAACACCGCTCCACACAGACAGAAGACAGTCCTCCCAGTCCCTGCTTACAGGTTCCCTCTCCTCATAGAAGTCGAACACCAGATAGCACTCGTTCATCTAACCACAGCTCCTCACCTTGTCCCAGTCCACTTTTAATTAGGAAGCGGGCCTATGCCAAGTGGGAAAATAAAGACTCTATTCGCAAAATCAGGGAGGAGAGACGAGGTTCCAAACAAGCAACACAAGAGTTGGAAAAG GAAAGATCCATGTTAAAGGAAGAAAACACAAATATGCGGATCCAGCTTAAAGATGCCCAGAGGAAAATTGAAGCTTTGCGAGTAGAGCTTAGAAAATATGTAATGGACAATGAGACTGTTGCAAAAGGATCATAG
- the RASGRP1 gene encoding RAS guanyl-releasing protein 1 isoform X3: MLTMHGFLIPSADLLNKLRALYEEALQKRSLLFCLKICYFVRYWITELWTMFKVDTRLTETMEEFQELVRAQGEELHWQLLDTAQINSREWSRKLTQRIRPNCSKKRKVSLLFDHLEPQELAEHLTYLEFKSFRRITFSDYQNYIVNGCVKDNPTMERSIALCNGISQWVQLMVLNRPTPQLRAEVLTKFIHVAQKLHQLQNFNTLMAVIGGLCHSSISRLKDTSSHVSHDVSKVLNEMTELLSSCRNYDNYRRAYNECSNFKIPILGVHLKDLISLYAAMPDFLDEKKINVPKLHSMYNHINELIQLQNIAPPLDANMDLVHLLTLSLDLYYTEDEMYELSYAREPRNHRAPPVTPCKPPVVADWASGVSPKPDPKTISKHVQRMVDSVFKNYDLDQDGYISQDEFEKIATSFPFSFCVMDKDRDGQISRQEITAYFMRASSICSKLGLGFLHNFQETTYLRPTFCDNCAGFLWGVIKQGYRCKDCGMNCHKQCKELVVFECKKRSKCSTEDSISQDTATSDISLASSKESTNDDPPEEDPFPYTNGEDSEHTEVGKDRTIMLMGSSAQKISVRLQPTMKHRSTQTEDSPPSPCLQVPSPHRSRTPDSTRSSNHSSSPCPSPLLIRKRAYAKWENKDSIRKIREERRGSKQATQELEKERSMLKEENTNMRIQLKDAQRKIEALRVELRKYVMDNETVAKGS; the protein is encoded by the exons ATGTTAACAATGCACGGTTTCCTGATTCCTTCTGCAGACCTGCTCAACAAGCTCAGAGCATT GTATGAGGAAGCTCTGCAAAAGAGGTCTTTGCTATTCTGTCTCAAGATCTGCTACTTTGTAAG ATATTGGATTACGGAACTCTGGACTATGTTCAAGGTGGACACACGTCTTACTGAGACAATGGAGGAGTTTCAAGAGTTGGTGCGAGCACAAGGGGAAGAGTTACATTGGCAACTTCTTGACACAGCTCAAAT tAACTCCCGGGAATGGTCTAGAAAACTGACACAAAGAATAAGACCGAACTGTAGCAAGAAGAGGAAAGTATCTCTTTTATTTGACCACCTGGAACCACAGGAACTGGCAGAACACCTAACATACCTAGAGTTCAAATCATTCCGTAGAATTACT TTTTCTGACTATCAGAACTATATTGTAAATGGTTGTGTAAAAGATAATCCTACTATGGAACGTTCAATTGCACTCTGCAATGGGATTTCTCAGTGGGTTCAACTAATGGTCCTAAACCGACCAACCCCTCAGCTCCGAGCGGAGGTTCTCACCAAGTTCATTCACGTAGCTCAG AAACTTCATCAGCTCCAAAACTTCAACACTCTGATGGCCGTTATTGGAGGATTGTGTCATAGTTCCATTTCTAGACTCAAGGATACCAGTTCTCATGTATCCCATGATGTTAGCAAG gtgCTTAATGAGATGACAGAGCTACTGTCCTCCTGCAGAAATTATGATAATTACAGACGAGCTTACAATGAATGTAGCAATTTCAAGATACCCATTCTTGGGGTACACCTGAAAGACCTTATCTCTCTATATGCAGCCATGCCGGACTTTCTAGatgagaagaaaataaatgtacctaAACTACACTCTATGTACAACCATATTAATGAGCTAATTCAGCTACAGAACATAGCTCCACCATTGGATGCCAATATGGATCTTGTGCATCTGCTCACA CTTTCCCTTGACTTGTATTACACAGAGGATGAAATGTATGAGCTGTCATACGCACGGGAGCCGAGGAATCATCGAGCACCA CCTGTCACACCCTGTAAGCCTCCAGTTGTTGCAGATTGGGCATCTGGTGTCTCTCCTAAACCTGACCCAAAAACCATCAGCAAACATGTGCAAAGGATGGTAGAT tctGTGTTCAAGAATTATGATCTGGATCAAGATGGCTACATATCCCAAGATGAATTTGAGAAAATAGCAAccagttttccattttctttctgtGTGATGGATAAAGACAG ggaTGGCCAGATAAGCAGACAAGAAATCACTGCTTACTTCATGAGAGCTAGCTCAATATGTTCTAAACTTGGCTTGGGATTTCTCCACAACTTTCAGGAGACCACTTATCTGCGCCCAACGTTCTGTGACAACTGCGCTGGCTTT CTCTGGGGTGTGATTAAGCAAGGATACCGCTGCAAAG ACTGTGGGATGAACTGCCATAAACAATGTAAAGAACTGGTGGTGTTTGAATGTAAGAAGAGGTCCAAATGCTCTACAGAAGATAGTATATCTCAGGACACCGCAACATCTGACATTTCATTGGCCAGCAGCAAAGAATCAACAAATG ACGACCCACCAGAAGAAGACCCGTTCCCTTACACAAATGGTGAAGACAGTGAGCATACAGAGGTTGGCAAAGACAGGACAATCATGCTGATGGGAAGTTCAGCTCAGAAGATCTCTGTACGGTTACAACCAACAATGAAACACCGCTCCACACAGACAGAAGACAGTCCTCCCAGTCCCTGCTTACAGGTTCCCTCTCCTCATAGAAGTCGAACACCAGATAGCACTCGTTCATCTAACCACAGCTCCTCACCTTGTCCCAGTCCACTTTTAATTAGGAAGCGGGCCTATGCCAAGTGGGAAAATAAAGACTCTATTCGCAAAATCAGGGAGGAGAGACGAGGTTCCAAACAAGCAACACAAGAGTTGGAAAAG GAAAGATCCATGTTAAAGGAAGAAAACACAAATATGCGGATCCAGCTTAAAGATGCCCAGAGGAAAATTGAAGCTTTGCGAGTAGAGCTTAGAAAATATGTAATGGACAATGAGACTGTTGCAAAAGGATCATAG
- the FAM98B gene encoding protein FAM98B isoform X2: MKLLDNLEEGVSTEGGDLESMQLEISGFLKELSCPYTSLVSGDIKSRLQNKEDCLKLLLFLGSELQAVQILQTKKSSCSEPNDAVNKELKTIFEVLRLPLPSTSDVISQIKSVQEKVSELLSKMQSNSITKTLLNVNLNAEQLEHLEKINEALCIEYECRRRMLIKRLDVTVQSFGWSERAKAKTDDIARVYQPVRYSLCPKSAISLSHLLASREDLSRIVRTSSGSIREKTVCPVNKVLMGRVPDRGGRPSEIQPPPPEMPPWQKRQDDGGRGGWRGGRRGGGGFGRGGYNAAPRGGRGGGRGGYNDFGGRGNYRKY, translated from the exons ATGAAATTATTAGATAACCTAGAGGAAGGTGTCAGCACAGAAG GTGGAGACCTGGAGAGTATGCAGCTTGAAATAAGTGGTTTCTTGAAAGAGCTGTCCTGTCCATATACTTCCCTGGTGTCTGGAGATATCAAAAGTAGACTGCAAAACAAGGAGGATTGCCTAAAATTACTGT TGTTCCTAGGTTCAGAGCTTCAGGCTGTGCAGATCCTACAAACCAAAAAGTCAAGTTGCTCAGAACCAAATGATGCTGTGAATAAAgaactaaaaactatttttgaagTTCTCAGATTGCCTTTACCATCTACTTCAGATGTTATAAGCCAGATAAAAAGTGTGCAGGAAAAG GTTTCTGAGTTATTATCCAAAATGCAGTCAAACAGTATTACCAAGACACTCCTCAATGTCAATTTGAATGCAGAACAGTTG GAACACCTGGAGAAGATAAATGAAGCTCTCTGTATAGAGTATGAGTGTCGGCGACGAATGTTAATAAAACGTCTGGATGTCACTGTTCAGTCATTTGGCTGGTCAGAGAGAGCCAAG gccAAAACAGATGACATTGCTCGAGTTTATCAGCCAGTGCGGTACTCGCTGTGCCCAAAGTCCGCCATCTCATTATCACACCTCTTAGCTTCCAGAGAGGATCTATCCAGAATTGTGCGCACAAGTAGCGGATCAATAAGGGAAAAGACTGTGTGTCCTGTCAACAAG GTTCTAATGGGGAGGGTGCCTGATCGAGGAGGAAGACCGTCTGAGATTCAGCCCCCACCTCCAGAAATGCCACCCTGGCAGAAGAGACAGGAtgatggaggaagaggaggatggAGGGGAGGAAGACGAGGAGGCGGTGGATTTGGGAGAGGGGGATACAATGCAGCTCCTAGAGGTGGGAGAGGAGGAGGTAGAGGAGGATACAATGATTTTGGAGGAAGAGGGAATTATAGGAAGTACTAA
- the RASGRP1 gene encoding RAS guanyl-releasing protein 1 isoform X1, with product MGYRQSTGTTDHSDYSSIFMMGTNGKKKGIPRPAHGCTAIPRLALELKQIIHCTSHSKLPQVTPIRVIMPLGQLIKGASLDELIQMCIQTFDSEGNVCQSSDLLQIMLTMHGFLIPSADLLNKLRALYEEALQKRSLLFCLKICYFVRYWITELWTMFKVDTRLTETMEEFQELVRAQGEELHWQLLDTAQINSREWSRKLTQRIRPNCSKKRKVSLLFDHLEPQELAEHLTYLEFKSFRRITFSDYQNYIVNGCVKDNPTMERSIALCNGISQWVQLMVLNRPTPQLRAEVLTKFIHVAQKLHQLQNFNTLMAVIGGLCHSSISRLKDTSSHVSHDVSKVLNEMTELLSSCRNYDNYRRAYNECSNFKIPILGVHLKDLISLYAAMPDFLDEKKINVPKLHSMYNHINELIQLQNIAPPLDANMDLVHLLTLSLDLYYTEDEMYELSYAREPRNHRAPPVTPCKPPVVADWASGVSPKPDPKTISKHVQRMVDSVFKNYDLDQDGYISQDEFEKIATSFPFSFCVMDKDRDGQISRQEITAYFMRASSICSKLGLGFLHNFQETTYLRPTFCDNCAGFLWGVIKQGYRCKDCGMNCHKQCKELVVFECKKRSKCSTEDSISQDTATSDISLASSKESTNDDPPEEDPFPYTNGEDSEHTEVGKDRTIMLMGSSAQKISVRLQPTMKHRSTQTEDSPPSPCLQVPSPHRSRTPDSTRSSNHSSSPCPSPLLIRKRAYAKWENKDSIRKIREERRGSKQATQELEKERSMLKEENTNMRIQLKDAQRKIEALRVELRKYVMDNETVAKGS from the exons TAGACCAGCTCATGGCTGTACGGCAATCCCCAGACTGGCCCTGGAATTAAAGCAAATCATTCACTGCACATCACATTCCAAGCTGCCCCAAGTGACTCCCATACGGGTGATAATGCCTTTAGGACAGCTTATCAAAGGAGCCAGCTTAGATGAACTCATACAGATGTGTATTCAAACTTTTG ATTCTGAAGGAAATGTTTGTCAGAGCAGTGATCTACTACAAATTATGTTAACAATGCACGGTTTCCTGATTCCTTCTGCAGACCTGCTCAACAAGCTCAGAGCATT GTATGAGGAAGCTCTGCAAAAGAGGTCTTTGCTATTCTGTCTCAAGATCTGCTACTTTGTAAG ATATTGGATTACGGAACTCTGGACTATGTTCAAGGTGGACACACGTCTTACTGAGACAATGGAGGAGTTTCAAGAGTTGGTGCGAGCACAAGGGGAAGAGTTACATTGGCAACTTCTTGACACAGCTCAAAT tAACTCCCGGGAATGGTCTAGAAAACTGACACAAAGAATAAGACCGAACTGTAGCAAGAAGAGGAAAGTATCTCTTTTATTTGACCACCTGGAACCACAGGAACTGGCAGAACACCTAACATACCTAGAGTTCAAATCATTCCGTAGAATTACT TTTTCTGACTATCAGAACTATATTGTAAATGGTTGTGTAAAAGATAATCCTACTATGGAACGTTCAATTGCACTCTGCAATGGGATTTCTCAGTGGGTTCAACTAATGGTCCTAAACCGACCAACCCCTCAGCTCCGAGCGGAGGTTCTCACCAAGTTCATTCACGTAGCTCAG AAACTTCATCAGCTCCAAAACTTCAACACTCTGATGGCCGTTATTGGAGGATTGTGTCATAGTTCCATTTCTAGACTCAAGGATACCAGTTCTCATGTATCCCATGATGTTAGCAAG gtgCTTAATGAGATGACAGAGCTACTGTCCTCCTGCAGAAATTATGATAATTACAGACGAGCTTACAATGAATGTAGCAATTTCAAGATACCCATTCTTGGGGTACACCTGAAAGACCTTATCTCTCTATATGCAGCCATGCCGGACTTTCTAGatgagaagaaaataaatgtacctaAACTACACTCTATGTACAACCATATTAATGAGCTAATTCAGCTACAGAACATAGCTCCACCATTGGATGCCAATATGGATCTTGTGCATCTGCTCACA CTTTCCCTTGACTTGTATTACACAGAGGATGAAATGTATGAGCTGTCATACGCACGGGAGCCGAGGAATCATCGAGCACCA CCTGTCACACCCTGTAAGCCTCCAGTTGTTGCAGATTGGGCATCTGGTGTCTCTCCTAAACCTGACCCAAAAACCATCAGCAAACATGTGCAAAGGATGGTAGAT tctGTGTTCAAGAATTATGATCTGGATCAAGATGGCTACATATCCCAAGATGAATTTGAGAAAATAGCAAccagttttccattttctttctgtGTGATGGATAAAGACAG ggaTGGCCAGATAAGCAGACAAGAAATCACTGCTTACTTCATGAGAGCTAGCTCAATATGTTCTAAACTTGGCTTGGGATTTCTCCACAACTTTCAGGAGACCACTTATCTGCGCCCAACGTTCTGTGACAACTGCGCTGGCTTT CTCTGGGGTGTGATTAAGCAAGGATACCGCTGCAAAG ACTGTGGGATGAACTGCCATAAACAATGTAAAGAACTGGTGGTGTTTGAATGTAAGAAGAGGTCCAAATGCTCTACAGAAGATAGTATATCTCAGGACACCGCAACATCTGACATTTCATTGGCCAGCAGCAAAGAATCAACAAATG ACGACCCACCAGAAGAAGACCCGTTCCCTTACACAAATGGTGAAGACAGTGAGCATACAGAGGTTGGCAAAGACAGGACAATCATGCTGATGGGAAGTTCAGCTCAGAAGATCTCTGTACGGTTACAACCAACAATGAAACACCGCTCCACACAGACAGAAGACAGTCCTCCCAGTCCCTGCTTACAGGTTCCCTCTCCTCATAGAAGTCGAACACCAGATAGCACTCGTTCATCTAACCACAGCTCCTCACCTTGTCCCAGTCCACTTTTAATTAGGAAGCGGGCCTATGCCAAGTGGGAAAATAAAGACTCTATTCGCAAAATCAGGGAGGAGAGACGAGGTTCCAAACAAGCAACACAAGAGTTGGAAAAG GAAAGATCCATGTTAAAGGAAGAAAACACAAATATGCGGATCCAGCTTAAAGATGCCCAGAGGAAAATTGAAGCTTTGCGAGTAGAGCTTAGAAAATATGTAATGGACAATGAGACTGTTGCAAAAGGATCATAG
- the FAM98B gene encoding protein FAM98B isoform X1: MEADLLDTLEALGYQGPLLDEAALGPALESGLSSPEYCQLLCWLSSQMKLLDNLEEGVSTEGGDLESMQLEISGFLKELSCPYTSLVSGDIKSRLQNKEDCLKLLLFLGSELQAVQILQTKKSSCSEPNDAVNKELKTIFEVLRLPLPSTSDVISQIKSVQEKVSELLSKMQSNSITKTLLNVNLNAEQLEHLEKINEALCIEYECRRRMLIKRLDVTVQSFGWSERAKAKTDDIARVYQPVRYSLCPKSAISLSHLLASREDLSRIVRTSSGSIREKTVCPVNKVLMGRVPDRGGRPSEIQPPPPEMPPWQKRQDDGGRGGWRGGRRGGGGFGRGGYNAAPRGGRGGGRGGYNDFGGRGNYRKY, translated from the exons ATGGAGGCGGATTTATTGGACACGCTGGAGGCTCTGGG GTACCAGGGTCCCTTGTTGGATGAGGCTGCTCTGGGTCCCGCTTTAGAGAGCGGGTTGTCATCTCCTGAATACTGCCAGCTCTTGTGTTGGCTCAGCTCCCAGATGAAATTATTAGATAACCTAGAGGAAGGTGTCAGCACAGAAG GTGGAGACCTGGAGAGTATGCAGCTTGAAATAAGTGGTTTCTTGAAAGAGCTGTCCTGTCCATATACTTCCCTGGTGTCTGGAGATATCAAAAGTAGACTGCAAAACAAGGAGGATTGCCTAAAATTACTGT TGTTCCTAGGTTCAGAGCTTCAGGCTGTGCAGATCCTACAAACCAAAAAGTCAAGTTGCTCAGAACCAAATGATGCTGTGAATAAAgaactaaaaactatttttgaagTTCTCAGATTGCCTTTACCATCTACTTCAGATGTTATAAGCCAGATAAAAAGTGTGCAGGAAAAG GTTTCTGAGTTATTATCCAAAATGCAGTCAAACAGTATTACCAAGACACTCCTCAATGTCAATTTGAATGCAGAACAGTTG GAACACCTGGAGAAGATAAATGAAGCTCTCTGTATAGAGTATGAGTGTCGGCGACGAATGTTAATAAAACGTCTGGATGTCACTGTTCAGTCATTTGGCTGGTCAGAGAGAGCCAAG gccAAAACAGATGACATTGCTCGAGTTTATCAGCCAGTGCGGTACTCGCTGTGCCCAAAGTCCGCCATCTCATTATCACACCTCTTAGCTTCCAGAGAGGATCTATCCAGAATTGTGCGCACAAGTAGCGGATCAATAAGGGAAAAGACTGTGTGTCCTGTCAACAAG GTTCTAATGGGGAGGGTGCCTGATCGAGGAGGAAGACCGTCTGAGATTCAGCCCCCACCTCCAGAAATGCCACCCTGGCAGAAGAGACAGGAtgatggaggaagaggaggatggAGGGGAGGAAGACGAGGAGGCGGTGGATTTGGGAGAGGGGGATACAATGCAGCTCCTAGAGGTGGGAGAGGAGGAGGTAGAGGAGGATACAATGATTTTGGAGGAAGAGGGAATTATAGGAAGTACTAA
- the RASGRP1 gene encoding RAS guanyl-releasing protein 1 isoform X4 yields the protein MGYRQSTGTTDHSDYSSIFMMGTNGKKKGIPRPAHGCTAIPRLALELKQIIHCTSHSKLPQVTPIRVIMPLGQLIKGASLDELIQMCIQTFDSEGNVCQSSDLLQIMLTMHGFLIPSADLLNKLRALYEEALQKRSLLFCLKICYFVRYWITELWTMFKVDTRLTETMEEFQELVRAQGEELHWQLLDTAQINSREWSRKLTQRIRPNCSKKRKVSLLFDHLEPQELAEHLTYLEFKSFRRITFSDYQNYIVNGCVKDNPTMERSIALCNGISQWVQLMVLNRPTPQLRAEVLTKFIHVAQKLHQLQNFNTLMAVIGGLCHSSISRLKDTSSHVSHDVSKVLNEMTELLSSCRNYDNYRRAYNECSNFKIPILGVHLKDLISLYAAMPDFLDEKKINVPKLHSMYNHINELIQLQNIAPPLDANMDLVHLLTLSLDLYYTEDEMYELSYAREPRNHRAPPVTPCKPPVVADWASGVSPKPDPKTISKHVQRMVDSVFKNYDLDQDGYISQDEFEKIATSFPFSFCVMDKDRDGQISRQEITAYFMRASSICSKLGLGFLHNFQETTYLRPTFCDNCAGFLWGVIKQGYRCKDCGMNCHKQCKELVVFECKKRSKCSTEDSISQDTATSDISLASSKESTNDYSEGCNYAEVS from the exons TAGACCAGCTCATGGCTGTACGGCAATCCCCAGACTGGCCCTGGAATTAAAGCAAATCATTCACTGCACATCACATTCCAAGCTGCCCCAAGTGACTCCCATACGGGTGATAATGCCTTTAGGACAGCTTATCAAAGGAGCCAGCTTAGATGAACTCATACAGATGTGTATTCAAACTTTTG ATTCTGAAGGAAATGTTTGTCAGAGCAGTGATCTACTACAAATTATGTTAACAATGCACGGTTTCCTGATTCCTTCTGCAGACCTGCTCAACAAGCTCAGAGCATT GTATGAGGAAGCTCTGCAAAAGAGGTCTTTGCTATTCTGTCTCAAGATCTGCTACTTTGTAAG ATATTGGATTACGGAACTCTGGACTATGTTCAAGGTGGACACACGTCTTACTGAGACAATGGAGGAGTTTCAAGAGTTGGTGCGAGCACAAGGGGAAGAGTTACATTGGCAACTTCTTGACACAGCTCAAAT tAACTCCCGGGAATGGTCTAGAAAACTGACACAAAGAATAAGACCGAACTGTAGCAAGAAGAGGAAAGTATCTCTTTTATTTGACCACCTGGAACCACAGGAACTGGCAGAACACCTAACATACCTAGAGTTCAAATCATTCCGTAGAATTACT TTTTCTGACTATCAGAACTATATTGTAAATGGTTGTGTAAAAGATAATCCTACTATGGAACGTTCAATTGCACTCTGCAATGGGATTTCTCAGTGGGTTCAACTAATGGTCCTAAACCGACCAACCCCTCAGCTCCGAGCGGAGGTTCTCACCAAGTTCATTCACGTAGCTCAG AAACTTCATCAGCTCCAAAACTTCAACACTCTGATGGCCGTTATTGGAGGATTGTGTCATAGTTCCATTTCTAGACTCAAGGATACCAGTTCTCATGTATCCCATGATGTTAGCAAG gtgCTTAATGAGATGACAGAGCTACTGTCCTCCTGCAGAAATTATGATAATTACAGACGAGCTTACAATGAATGTAGCAATTTCAAGATACCCATTCTTGGGGTACACCTGAAAGACCTTATCTCTCTATATGCAGCCATGCCGGACTTTCTAGatgagaagaaaataaatgtacctaAACTACACTCTATGTACAACCATATTAATGAGCTAATTCAGCTACAGAACATAGCTCCACCATTGGATGCCAATATGGATCTTGTGCATCTGCTCACA CTTTCCCTTGACTTGTATTACACAGAGGATGAAATGTATGAGCTGTCATACGCACGGGAGCCGAGGAATCATCGAGCACCA CCTGTCACACCCTGTAAGCCTCCAGTTGTTGCAGATTGGGCATCTGGTGTCTCTCCTAAACCTGACCCAAAAACCATCAGCAAACATGTGCAAAGGATGGTAGAT tctGTGTTCAAGAATTATGATCTGGATCAAGATGGCTACATATCCCAAGATGAATTTGAGAAAATAGCAAccagttttccattttctttctgtGTGATGGATAAAGACAG ggaTGGCCAGATAAGCAGACAAGAAATCACTGCTTACTTCATGAGAGCTAGCTCAATATGTTCTAAACTTGGCTTGGGATTTCTCCACAACTTTCAGGAGACCACTTATCTGCGCCCAACGTTCTGTGACAACTGCGCTGGCTTT CTCTGGGGTGTGATTAAGCAAGGATACCGCTGCAAAG ACTGTGGGATGAACTGCCATAAACAATGTAAAGAACTGGTGGTGTTTGAATGTAAGAAGAGGTCCAAATGCTCTACAGAAGATAGTATATCTCAGGACACCGCAACATCTGACATTTCATTGGCCAGCAGCAAAGAATCAACAAATG ATTACAGTGAGGGCTGCAACTATGCAGAGGTGTCTTGA